The DNA sequence ATGTTGGTGGTGATTTAATCGAGTTATACTGTGGTAATGGCAACTTTAGTATTGCCTTGGCTGAAAACTTTGCTCGTGTACTTGGTACAGAAATCTCAAAAACGTCTGTTAAATCAGCACAAGTTAACATCAAAGCTAATAATATGACCAATATCGATATTGTCCGTATGTCCAGTGAAGAGTTCAGCCAAGCCATGAATGGCGAACGTCAATTTCGCCGATTAGAAGGTTTTGATTTAAGTCAGTATAACTATGATACTGTATTAGTTGATCCACCAAGGGCAGGGTTAGATCCTGACAGTGTTGAATTAGTAAGTCGTTTCAACAAAATTATCTATATTTCTTGTAATCCACACACACTTAAAGACAATCTAAGGCAACTGACTCAAAGCCACAACATTGAACAGTTCGCCCTTTTTGATCAATTTCCTTATACAGATCACGTAGAAACGGGCGTTGTTTTAACCCGTAAAAACTAGAGCGTGTTGACCTTTGCTGTATATTTTTGCAGCAGTCTATTGAGGATTTATACAAGGCAGAGCCTATGAAATGTGGTTATTCTACATAAATAGGCGATAACGCAGTAAAAATGCTCAATAGCCGCTGTCTTGTCGATTCGTTTAAACGCAATTTACTCTTTGTTGTCACGATTTTATATAGAATAACTATACAGCAATCGAGACGCCGCGATTAAATTGCGTTTAATTCGAACAAACTTTATACCTCAAAGATCAACACGCTCAATACTACTGCCTTTATTCTTTGCCCGCCTTGCGTCTGTTACTTAAATCAGCCGCACCGCGGGCAATAAACCTTAGCTGTTGAATGGTTCGAGTAGCGAGTTGCTCACGTTCATTTTTATCATCAACATCTAACGCATCTGAGCCAGCACTAAAAACAATAGTTACCGCAGCATTGGCTTGTAAATAAGCAATATCCGCATCTAGTTGGTTTGCCTGTTGAAGGTAGTCACACAGCTCTAAGGTAAAATAACGAATTTCTCTTGAAACTGCGGCACGAAATGCCGATGAGGTACCTGAGCGTTCTCGTAGTAATAATCGAAAAATATTACCGTTGCTTTCAATAAACTCCATAAAAGTTAAAACAGAAATTTGTATAACAGAGCCACCTTTAGCTATACGCTGCCTAGATTGTCGCATTAATTGACGTAATGTTAAGCCAGCTTCATCCACTAAGGTTAAGCCAAGTTCATCCATATCGGTAAAATGTCGATAAAACGATGTTGGTGCTAAACCAGCTTCTTTTGCTACTTCACGCAAACTTAAACTAGAGAAGCTACGCTCGGCGCTTAATTGATTTAACGCGGCATCAATTAACTGTCTGCGAGTTTTTTCTTTTTGTTGTGCTCTAACGCCACTCATTTCAAATACTCAGGAAAAAAAAAGCTATCATTATAATACGGCAATTAAGCACTAATGTCAGCGCCTGACATATTTTCGAGAAAACGACAAATAGACTTGACTGGTCAGAGTTGCAAGCTAAACTATAACAGCGTACACGTGTACACTAAAATTTAAATCATGCAATCGTCTTTGGAATGTAAATGAAAAAACCTGCAATAATTTGGCTCAATGTCGCCATTTTCACTATTACCTTTTTAGTTGCTGCCATTGCAGTACCTTATAGAGCCTATACCGTCGGCTTTGATATGACCGAAATACTGTTTGCCTTACTATGTTTTATCTACTGCGGCATGTCAATTACCGCAGGTTATCATCGCCTTTGGTCTCATCGTACGTATCAAGCACATTGGAGCTTACGCTTAATTTTCGCTATTGGCGGCGCGTTTGCATTACAAAACAGCATATTGCATTGGTCTTCTGATCATCGTATTCATCATAAGCATGTAGATGATAATGACATTGATCCTTATTCGGCAAAACGTGGCTTTTGGTATTCTCATATTGGCTGGATGTGCCGAGAGTACCAAGCGCACAGATATCACGACTATAAAAATGCACGTGACTTACAAAAAGACAATATAGTTATGTGGCAGCATAAGTATTACGTAGCACTTGCCTTAATCACTAACTTCGGTATACCGATAGCCTTTGGCTTATGGCATGGCGACCTAATCAATAGTTTATTACTTGCTGGTTTTTTACGTTTGGTACTGAGCCATCACACAACCTTTTTTATTAACTCTTTAGCACATATATGGGGTAAACAAACCTACACAGATAAGAACACAGCGAGAGATAATGGCATACTAGCCTTACTAACCTTCGGTGAAGGCTACCATAATTATCATCATATTTTTGAGAACGATTACCGCAATGGCATTCGCTGGTGGCAGTTT is a window from the Litorilituus sediminis genome containing:
- the fabR gene encoding HTH-type transcriptional repressor FabR, with translation MSGVRAQQKEKTRRQLIDAALNQLSAERSFSSLSLREVAKEAGLAPTSFYRHFTDMDELGLTLVDEAGLTLRQLMRQSRQRIAKGGSVIQISVLTFMEFIESNGNIFRLLLRERSGTSSAFRAAVSREIRYFTLELCDYLQQANQLDADIAYLQANAAVTIVFSAGSDALDVDDKNEREQLATRTIQQLRFIARGAADLSNRRKAGKE
- a CDS encoding acyl-CoA desaturase, coding for MKKPAIIWLNVAIFTITFLVAAIAVPYRAYTVGFDMTEILFALLCFIYCGMSITAGYHRLWSHRTYQAHWSLRLIFAIGGAFALQNSILHWSSDHRIHHKHVDDNDIDPYSAKRGFWYSHIGWMCREYQAHRYHDYKNARDLQKDNIVMWQHKYYVALALITNFGIPIAFGLWHGDLINSLLLAGFLRLVLSHHTTFFINSLAHIWGKQTYTDKNTARDNGILALLTFGEGYHNYHHIFENDYRNGIRWWQFDPTKWLIKSCQWLGLTSKLRTAPEDKIEKMRLAMTLKLSKKKLINHPEAEKMLRRLQQEYDNLIARVNDYYQIKRDLLQAKRQQVKSEVENSELLKQYHEMKEKLIAQQRCWQTMTANLV